TCAACGGTTAAAAGAATTGGTGATCTTAACCACCTTAAGTGAACACTCATGCCAGTTCGAATGGTCCTATCACCAGGAATATGCGCTGCAGGCGGATATTTCAGTGCATACCATGGAAGTGATCAAGTTTAAAAAACCTCTATATAAAAATGGCCAGCCGACCCGGGAGCACAACGGTTTAGCCTCGGGAGACGGTGAAATCATCACTTATGTCCGTGAGCTTATCAATAACAAAAGGGTCAGCGACAAGAGCTTTAACCGCCTCAGGCAAGCCTACAGCACAGAGCAGATCACGGAAATCACGACCCTGATTGGCTATTACGCTATGGTGGCCTGTCAGCTCAATGCTTATGAACTGCCGGCAGCGCCGGGCAAGCCGTCTTTACCTGAGCCGAAATTGCCTCAAACGCAGCAAACCCTTGCCGAAGAAATGCAAAACGGTATGAGCGAAGGGGTTAGCTGAAACCGCTATTTGCGGCCGGACAAATTTATTAATTTACAGGGAACGTATAATGTCAGCGAATTTAAACCAAACCAATATAGAAATAGACGACCCGAATTTTCAGGCGCTATTTGCCGATTTACAGGGCAATATTTTAAAAGGGCATGGCCGGGACGATTCCCGTCACATCTTTTTCCGTTTTACCGGCAACAGCGATGAAAATTGCCGCTGGGTGGAAAGCTTTGCCGGTGAGGTTACTTCGACCTTAGCCCAGCATCAACAGATCTTAAGTTATAAACGCGACCGCCACCATCAGCTTTTTGTCAACTTTATGCTCTCCTGTTCGGGTTACCTGGCACTGGATATTCCGCAAAAATACTGGCCGCAGGATAAAGCCTTCCGCTCGGGCATGAAAGATTTGCAGGTCTGCTACGACACGCTTCCCCGGGGAGATCACAGCCCCAAAAGCAACCCGTTAAATGACGATGTCCAGCAGTGGGAGTCAGCTTTCAGGAACCGGGTAGACGGCATGATCCTGCTCGCCTACGGCGGTGACAGCGCCCGGGAAACTCGGCAGATCCTGGACGATAAAGTCAGCGAGCTGAAAAAACAGTTAGCTGGCATCGCCGAAATTACCCTGGTGCAGGCGGGATACGTTATGCGCAACGAAAAAGAGCAGGTGATCGAACACTTTGGTTTTGTCGACGGCGTCAGTAATCCCAAGTTTCTGTTCTCGGATCTCAACGAGGAATTTAAAAACGGCGGTTACAGCCGCAATGATCCCAGTGCCTCGTTAAATACCGTGCTGGTCAAAGATCCCGGCGGCGATAACAACAGTTACGGGACATATGTCACCTACAGGAAATTACAGCAAAATATCAAGGGCTTCTGGAAAAAGCTGGATTTACTGGCCAATACCTTGTCCGAGCTGGGGCAGCAAAAAGTTGATGCCGAGTATGCCGGCGCCTTGTGCGTCGGGCGCTTTAAGGACGGTACGCCGATTTCCGAGCAGGGCAATGACGGCTGGAGCAACTTGTTTAACAACTTTAACTATGACGATGACGTCGACGGCCTGCGCTGCCCGTTTCACTCCCATACCCGAAAAACCAATCCCAGGGGAGATACGGTGCGGCAGTTTAATTCCCCGCCGACCATAGAGCAAAGTCGCCGCATCGTACGCCGGGGCATAAGTTTTGGCGACAAAAACCTCAACCCGGACTCGGAGTGGACGGATGCGGGTTTGCTGTTTATCAGTTTGCAAGCAAGCATAGTGGATCAGTTTATTTTTATGCAGCACACCTGGTGCAACAATGAGGGCTTTGTCCGGGAAAATACCGGCATCGATCCCCTGGTGGGGCAGGTACTGCCGGGGGAAAATATTCAGCCGCAATCCTGGCCGGGCAAATGGGGTAATGGCGCCGGCAAGGTGGATTTTGAATTTTCCGGTTTTGTCCGCACCCTGGGCGGTGAATATCTGTTTATGCCCAGCATCCATTTTTTACGTCATTTATCTACCCTGGATTAAGGAGTTATTGTGACCGATAGCAAAACAGCATCAGCAAAGGCTGCCGCAGCAGGAGCCGACCAGAGCAAGTCGCCAGGCGGTGATTTGGATACTAATGCGAATGACGTAGGCAAAGCCGGAGACGGCATCACTACCGTCAGGTACGTGTTGGATGCGGTGGCCCGCCAGGGCGTGCATCATGTGTTTATGGTGCCCGGCGGCGTGGTGGATCCCTTTCTGGATGAATTTGGGGAAGATGAGCATGACGTCAAGGCGATTGTCGCCGCCAATGAAGCCGGCGCCGCTTATATGGCGGACGGTTATGCCAGGGCCAGCGGTTTGTTTGGCGTTTGCATGGGCATAGGCGGGCCGGGTATTGCCAATATGGTGGGACCGCTGGCCGCCGCCTACAGTGATGGTTCGCCGGTATTAACCCTGGCCGGTGAGATACCTACCGACTGGGATGGCCGCGGAGGTTTTCAGGATGCCAGCGCCGGCGGCGTCAATGATATCGGCTTTTTGTCCTCGGTGACCGCCATGGCCCGGGAGATCCCGCAAGCGAAAATGGTGCCCCAGGTGCTGGACCACGCCATGAGAACTATGCTCGGCGGCGAGCAAAAACCCGTAAGCCTGAGCTTTCCCAAGCAAATACAAACCCAGCTGATTTATGAGAATGAAGTTAATATCAAGCCGCTGCAGGCGGATAATATCAGCTCAAGGGCATTGGACATGCAAGCGGCCGGCAAGCTGTTATCGGCGCTGGAGCAAAACGGTGGCGGCAATATCGCCATTCTCGCCGGCAGCGGCGCGGTACGCTCACAGGCCAGTGAAAAGTTAATCGAGTTTGCTGAAAAATACCA
This genomic window from Thalassomonas viridans contains:
- a CDS encoding carboxymuconolactone decarboxylase family protein, whose product is MTRIPYLDNEIGLDGEALQVSEYIKASRGNVIGVFALLLNSPKVAKLVADLGAYLRFDSILPQRLKELVILTTLSEHSCQFEWSYHQEYALQADISVHTMEVIKFKKPLYKNGQPTREHNGLASGDGEIITYVRELINNKRVSDKSFNRLRQAYSTEQITEITTLIGYYAMVACQLNAYELPAAPGKPSLPEPKLPQTQQTLAEEMQNGMSEGVS
- a CDS encoding Dyp-type peroxidase, translated to MSANLNQTNIEIDDPNFQALFADLQGNILKGHGRDDSRHIFFRFTGNSDENCRWVESFAGEVTSTLAQHQQILSYKRDRHHQLFVNFMLSCSGYLALDIPQKYWPQDKAFRSGMKDLQVCYDTLPRGDHSPKSNPLNDDVQQWESAFRNRVDGMILLAYGGDSARETRQILDDKVSELKKQLAGIAEITLVQAGYVMRNEKEQVIEHFGFVDGVSNPKFLFSDLNEEFKNGGYSRNDPSASLNTVLVKDPGGDNNSYGTYVTYRKLQQNIKGFWKKLDLLANTLSELGQQKVDAEYAGALCVGRFKDGTPISEQGNDGWSNLFNNFNYDDDVDGLRCPFHSHTRKTNPRGDTVRQFNSPPTIEQSRRIVRRGISFGDKNLNPDSEWTDAGLLFISLQASIVDQFIFMQHTWCNNEGFVRENTGIDPLVGQVLPGENIQPQSWPGKWGNGAGKVDFEFSGFVRTLGGEYLFMPSIHFLRHLSTLD